The sequence TATAAATTTTAAGGTTTTCTTATATGCACTATTTAAACAATTGAACAATTGAACAATTTGTATTTAATTATGATAAAAAACAGGAAAGAAATAGAACTTATGGCTCCGGCAGGTTCGTATGAATCTCTAATAGCTGCCATTCAGGGAGGTGCTGATGCTGTATATTTTGGTGTTGAACAATTAAATATGCGGGCAAAATCTTCGAATAATTTTACAATTGATGATTTGAAAAAAATATCTGAAATATGTAAGGAAAATAACATTAATAGTTATTTAACCGTAAATACTGTCATTTATGATAAAGAAATATCTTTAATGAAAAAAATTGTTAATGCTGCAAAAGAAAACGAAATAACAGCTATAATAGCTTCTGACCAGGCAGTAATTAACTATGCTAATAAAATTGGAATTAAAGTACGTATTTCTACACAGGTAAATATAAGCAATACAGAAGTTTTAAAATATTATTCCCAATTTGCTGATGTTGTAGTTCTTGCAAGAGAATTAAATTTAGAACAGATAAGTTTTATTACAAAAACTATTAAGAACGAAAATATAAAAGGTATATCCGGTAATTTAATAAAGATTGAAATATTTTGTCATGGTGCATTATGTATGGCTATATCAGGAAAATGCTATTTGAGTTTACACGAAAACAATTATTCAGCAAACAGAGGTGAGTGTCTTCAAACATGTAGAAAAGCATATATAGTAACCGAAAAAGAATCAGGAAATCAACTTGAAATAGACAATGAATATATAATGTCGCCTAAAGATTTGAATACAATTGGATTTTTAGATAAAATCCTTGATGCCGGAGTAACAGTATTAAAAATCGAAGGGCGTGCAAGGTCTCCCGAATATGTAAAAACAGTTTCAAAATGTTATGACGAAGCTATTAAAGCATATATTGACGGAACTTATAATGAAAAGAAAATAAATATTTGGAAAGAAAAACTCTCAACAGTATTTAACCGTGGTTTTTGGGATGGATATTATTTAGGACAAAAGCTTGGCGAATGGAGTAAACGCTATGGTTCAAGGGCTACTAAAAGGAAAATATATGTTGGAAAAGGGATGAATTATTTTTCAAATATTAAAGTTGCAGAATTTAAAATGGAAACAGGCAATTTAAATGTTGGAGATGAAATATTAATTACAGGACCAACTACCGGAGTTATTGAAACTATAGTCAAAGAAATACGTGTTAATTATAAAAATGTAAACGAAAGCAAAAAAGGAGATTTGTTTTCAATACCAATAGATGATA comes from Bacteroidales bacterium and encodes:
- a CDS encoding U32 family peptidase; its protein translation is MAPAGSYESLIAAIQGGADAVYFGVEQLNMRAKSSNNFTIDDLKKISEICKENNINSYLTVNTVIYDKEISLMKKIVNAAKENEITAIIASDQAVINYANKIGIKVRISTQVNISNTEVLKYYSQFADVVVLARELNLEQISFITKTIKNENIKGISGNLIKIEIFCHGALCMAISGKCYLSLHENNYSANRGECLQTCRKAYIVTEKESGNQLEIDNEYIMSPKDLNTIGFLDKILDAGVTVLKIEGRARSPEYVKTVSKCYDEAIKAYIDGTYNEKKINIWKEKLSTVFNRGFWDGYYLGQKLGEWSKRYGSRATKRKIYVGKGMNYFSNIKVAEFKMETGNLNVGDEILITGPTTGVIETIVKEIRVNYKNVNESKKGDLFSIPIDDIVRRSDKLYKVVDADKIKQQ